From the genome of Streptomyces sp. NBC_01260, one region includes:
- a CDS encoding class I adenylate-forming enzyme family protein — protein sequence MEAALTGPGGPFAVVRAEDGPQAGSLVYADGPRTLREFVETTWAFGDQPFLIAGERSYSYGEFFAAASALACRLSETYGLRPGDRAVVAMRNHPEWQIAFWAVQLAGLVAVPLNAWWTEEEFTYALDDSGPRVLLVDGERMPRVAAWARSSEARVIVFHDEEREARGAVPPRGVEWYEDLPAPDPFAAPPEVEIRPEDDATIIYTSGTTGRPKGAVATQLAQAGAARNPRFHAAASALSRGVIPGQGPAPVSLLTFPFFHVAAFTSFYAAMSAGGALVLMRKWDAEEALRLIREHGVTHYAGVPATALQLLAAATREGDGLESLQMLNTGGAAAPPDLVARLTARYGERIEPRNGYGLTETSGGVMANFGEDYRLHPGSVGRPTPTTEVRIAGPAGDVLPEGEVGELWLRGQALVRGYWRDEAATAQAFSGGWFRTGDLAVVHEGRVSVVDRLKDMVIRGGENVYCVEVEGVLHDHPDVEDAAVLGVAHPVLGEEVAAVVRLRPGAVATTEDLRAHVRRSLAAFKVPAHVLVSREPLPRNATGKILKLELRGPVEREVREARAVRGE from the coding sequence GTGGAGGCCGCGCTGACCGGACCCGGGGGCCCGTTCGCCGTCGTACGTGCTGAGGACGGGCCGCAGGCGGGCTCACTCGTCTATGCGGACGGGCCCAGGACCCTCCGTGAGTTCGTGGAGACCACCTGGGCGTTCGGGGACCAGCCGTTCCTGATCGCGGGGGAACGCAGCTATTCGTACGGGGAGTTCTTCGCCGCGGCATCCGCGCTGGCGTGCCGGCTGAGCGAGACGTACGGGCTTCGGCCGGGCGACCGGGCCGTGGTGGCGATGCGCAATCACCCGGAGTGGCAGATCGCGTTCTGGGCCGTCCAGCTGGCCGGACTGGTCGCCGTCCCGCTGAACGCCTGGTGGACCGAGGAGGAGTTCACGTATGCGCTCGACGACTCCGGACCGCGGGTGCTCCTGGTCGACGGGGAGCGGATGCCGCGGGTCGCGGCCTGGGCCCGTAGCTCCGAGGCGCGCGTGATCGTCTTTCACGACGAGGAGCGCGAGGCCCGCGGGGCGGTGCCGCCGCGCGGGGTCGAGTGGTACGAGGACCTGCCCGCGCCCGATCCCTTCGCCGCGCCGCCGGAGGTCGAGATCCGGCCCGAGGACGACGCGACGATCATCTACACCTCCGGCACCACCGGCAGGCCCAAGGGTGCCGTCGCCACACAGCTCGCCCAGGCGGGTGCCGCGCGCAATCCGCGGTTCCACGCGGCGGCCTCCGCGCTCAGCCGGGGCGTCATCCCGGGACAGGGGCCGGCGCCGGTCTCGCTGCTGACGTTCCCGTTCTTCCACGTCGCCGCGTTCACCAGCTTCTATGCCGCGATGTCGGCGGGTGGCGCACTCGTTCTGATGCGCAAGTGGGACGCGGAGGAAGCGCTGCGGCTGATCCGTGAGCACGGGGTGACGCACTACGCCGGAGTGCCGGCCACCGCGCTTCAGCTGCTCGCCGCGGCCACCCGGGAGGGAGACGGTCTGGAGAGCCTCCAGATGCTCAACACGGGCGGGGCCGCCGCTCCGCCGGATCTGGTCGCTCGGCTGACCGCCCGCTACGGCGAGCGGATCGAGCCGCGCAACGGGTACGGGTTGACCGAGACCAGTGGTGGAGTCATGGCGAATTTCGGCGAGGACTACCGGCTGCACCCGGGCAGTGTCGGCCGCCCGACCCCCACCACGGAGGTGCGCATTGCCGGTCCGGCGGGTGACGTGCTGCCCGAGGGCGAGGTCGGCGAGCTGTGGCTGCGCGGCCAGGCGCTGGTCCGGGGCTACTGGCGGGACGAGGCGGCGACGGCGCAGGCGTTCAGCGGTGGCTGGTTCCGTACCGGAGACCTGGCGGTGGTCCACGAAGGGCGGGTCAGCGTTGTCGACCGGCTCAAGGACATGGTGATCCGCGGCGGTGAGAACGTGTACTGCGTCGAGGTCGAGGGCGTGCTGCACGACCACCCGGATGTCGAGGACGCGGCGGTTTTGGGGGTGGCCCACCCGGTGCTGGGCGAGGAGGTCGCCGCGGTCGTCCGGCTCCGCCCCGGTGCCGTCGCCACGACCGAGGACCTGCGGGCCCATGTGAGGCGGAGCCTGGCCGCGTTCAAGGTCCCGGCGCATGTGCTGGTGTCCAGGGAGCCATTGCCCCGCAACGCCACTGGAAAGATCCTCAAGCTGGAGCTGCGCGGGCCGGTCGAGCGGGAGGTGCGGGAGGCGCGGGCGGTCAGGGGCGAGTGA
- a CDS encoding MarR family winged helix-turn-helix transcriptional regulator gives MEYMTTASTGAPRWLTDEEQSVWRAYLHATTLLEDHLDRQLQRDAGMPHIYYGLLVQLSQAPRRQKRMTELAKDAKITRSRLSHAVARLEKSGWVRREDCPSDKRGQNAVLTDEGHEMLQRSAPGHVSAVRQAMFDRLTPEQVRSLGEIMQVIAAGLQPEGTNADLPWLR, from the coding sequence GTGGAGTACATGACCACGGCATCCACCGGTGCGCCGCGCTGGCTCACCGACGAAGAACAGAGCGTGTGGCGGGCGTACCTCCACGCCACCACGCTGCTGGAGGATCACCTCGACCGCCAGTTGCAGCGCGATGCCGGTATGCCGCACATCTACTACGGACTGCTCGTCCAGCTGTCCCAGGCGCCCCGCCGCCAGAAGCGGATGACGGAGCTGGCCAAGGACGCCAAGATCACCCGCTCCCGGCTCTCACACGCCGTCGCCCGGCTGGAGAAGAGCGGCTGGGTGCGCCGCGAGGACTGCCCGTCCGACAAGCGCGGCCAGAACGCGGTCCTCACCGACGAGGGCCACGAGATGCTCCAGCGCTCGGCACCGGGCCACGTCAGCGCCGTACGCCAGGCCATGTTCGACCGGCTCACCCCCGAGCAGGTGCGCTCGCTCGGCGAGATCATGCAGGTCATCGCGGCCGGACTGCAGCCGGAGGGCACGAACGCCGATCTGCCCTGGCTCCGCTGA
- a CDS encoding M6 family metalloprotease domain-containing protein codes for MQQPRHRIRKHRHPVALGAATALVIAALASASNTLPLPSRASAGPVSSTGPAGIGPCRISSTMGVQMSEGMPTQPGYARSTGQIHALNLMVDFPDAPGKEPAMDRLAEFFPQTTDWFRTSSYGRLTYVPEAPVKSWLRMPLPFSGYGIERGSPYEPGYRHLVKDIVAAADPKVDFSAYDLVNILVSPNAGPSALDTVLSVTFSGNNDAPYADGVPLANTSFIYSRQDDGSGSYAQNGYRVLPHENGHVFGLPDLYTMQGGGSVGHWDIMSEDWGANNDLLGWHKWKLGWLDDSQISCASGTGTSDHVLEPLATRGGPKLAFVPLTAESGFAVEVRTQSGNDQAVCRPGVLIYKVSSDIDTGQGPISVADSTKDSSGCTRLPNVHAELSDAPFQPGQTFTDQASGIRISVVDKEAKGNYRVRVTRP; via the coding sequence ATGCAGCAGCCCCGCCACCGGATACGCAAGCACCGTCACCCGGTCGCCCTTGGCGCGGCAACAGCCCTGGTCATCGCGGCGCTGGCCTCGGCCAGCAACACGCTCCCCCTTCCCAGCCGGGCCTCCGCCGGTCCGGTGTCCAGCACCGGACCGGCCGGGATCGGCCCGTGCCGGATCTCGTCGACCATGGGCGTACAAATGTCGGAGGGCATGCCGACACAGCCGGGCTACGCCCGCTCCACCGGTCAGATCCACGCACTCAATCTGATGGTCGACTTCCCGGACGCGCCGGGGAAGGAGCCGGCCATGGACCGGCTCGCCGAATTCTTCCCGCAGACCACCGACTGGTTCCGCACCAGCTCGTACGGGCGGCTCACCTACGTGCCGGAGGCCCCGGTGAAGTCCTGGCTGCGGATGCCGCTGCCGTTCTCGGGATACGGGATCGAGCGTGGATCACCGTACGAACCGGGCTACCGCCACCTCGTCAAGGACATAGTCGCCGCCGCCGACCCGAAGGTGGACTTCAGCGCGTACGACCTGGTCAACATTCTCGTCAGCCCGAACGCCGGACCCTCCGCCCTGGACACCGTGCTGTCCGTGACCTTCTCGGGCAACAACGACGCCCCGTACGCGGACGGCGTGCCGCTCGCCAACACGTCCTTCATCTACAGCCGGCAGGACGACGGCTCGGGGTCGTACGCCCAGAACGGATACCGCGTCCTCCCGCACGAGAACGGCCACGTCTTCGGCCTGCCCGACCTCTACACGATGCAGGGCGGCGGCTCCGTCGGGCACTGGGACATCATGTCCGAGGACTGGGGCGCCAACAACGACCTGCTGGGCTGGCACAAGTGGAAGCTCGGCTGGCTGGACGACAGCCAGATCAGCTGCGCCTCCGGGACCGGCACCAGCGACCACGTCCTCGAGCCGCTGGCCACCCGCGGCGGCCCGAAGCTGGCGTTCGTGCCGCTGACCGCGGAGTCCGGCTTTGCGGTGGAGGTACGGACCCAGTCGGGCAACGATCAAGCGGTCTGCCGCCCCGGCGTACTGATCTACAAGGTGAGCTCGGACATCGACACCGGCCAGGGGCCCATCTCCGTCGCGGACAGCACCAAGGACAGCAGCGGCTGCACCCGGCTGCCCAATGTGCACGCCGAACTCTCCGACGCCCCGTTCCAGCCCGGCCAGACCTTCACCGACCAGGCCAGCGGGATACGCATATCGGTGGTCGACAAGGAGGCCAAGGGGAACTACCGGGTACGGGTCACTCGCCCCTGA
- a CDS encoding MFS transporter, whose product MSKTPDIRLPDPSRWKALAFIALAQLMVVLDATIVNIALPHAQTDLGITDANKQWVITAYALAFGGLLLFGGRIADLWGRKRTFVVGLIGFALASALGGAAQNQGMLFGSRALQGVFGALLAPAALSLLAVMFTDAKERAKAFGIYGAIAGGGGAVGLILGGFLTQTLNWRWTFFVNIPFAIVAAVGAYFVIREPVGSRNRSSLDIPGVVLSALGLVSLVYGFTRVESSGWSDPLTIGTFVASAVLLLAFVLTESRVKSPLLPLRVVMDRNRGGVYLSLGLAIIAMFGLFLFLTYYLQVVQGFSPIKTGFAFLPMIAGMITGSTQIGARLMTRVPARMLMGPGFLTAAIGMLLLTQLEIDSSYAAVILPGQLLLGLGMGTAFMPAMSLATHGIEPRDAGVASAMVNTSQQVGGAIGTALLNTIAASAATAYATSHAALGATDPELLKLQSMVHGFTGAIWWAVGILVVASAIAVTFINAGRPSSITTSGGTGSGSGSGSADGVEDEFKIPVVAH is encoded by the coding sequence ATGTCAAAAACACCTGATATACGACTCCCTGATCCGAGTCGCTGGAAGGCGCTGGCGTTCATCGCGCTCGCTCAGCTGATGGTCGTGCTCGATGCCACGATCGTGAACATCGCGCTGCCGCACGCCCAGACGGACCTGGGCATCACGGATGCCAACAAGCAGTGGGTCATCACGGCCTACGCCCTCGCCTTCGGCGGACTGCTGCTCTTCGGAGGCCGGATCGCCGATCTCTGGGGCCGTAAGCGCACCTTCGTCGTCGGTCTGATCGGCTTCGCCCTGGCCTCGGCGCTCGGCGGAGCGGCTCAGAACCAGGGCATGCTCTTCGGCTCGCGCGCACTCCAGGGTGTGTTCGGCGCCCTGCTCGCCCCTGCGGCGCTCTCGCTGCTCGCGGTGATGTTCACCGACGCCAAGGAGCGCGCCAAGGCGTTCGGCATCTACGGTGCGATCGCCGGTGGTGGTGGCGCCGTCGGCCTGATCCTCGGCGGCTTCCTCACCCAGACGCTGAACTGGCGCTGGACCTTCTTCGTCAACATCCCGTTCGCGATCGTCGCCGCCGTCGGCGCGTACTTCGTGATCCGTGAGCCGGTCGGCAGCCGCAACCGTTCCTCGCTCGACATTCCGGGCGTCGTCCTGTCCGCGCTGGGTCTGGTCTCGCTGGTGTACGGATTCACCCGCGTCGAGTCCAGCGGCTGGTCGGACCCGCTGACCATCGGCACGTTCGTCGCCTCCGCCGTGCTGCTGCTGGCCTTCGTTCTGACCGAGTCCAGGGTCAAGTCGCCGCTGCTCCCGCTGCGCGTCGTGATGGACCGCAACCGCGGTGGTGTCTACCTCTCGCTGGGCCTGGCCATCATCGCGATGTTCGGCCTGTTCCTCTTCCTCACGTACTACCTGCAGGTCGTCCAGGGCTTCTCGCCGATCAAGACCGGTTTCGCCTTCCTCCCGATGATCGCGGGAATGATCACCGGTTCGACGCAGATCGGCGCCCGGCTGATGACCCGGGTCCCGGCCCGCATGCTGATGGGCCCCGGCTTCCTGACCGCCGCCATCGGCATGCTGCTGCTCACGCAGCTGGAGATCGACTCGTCCTACGCGGCGGTCATCCTGCCGGGGCAGCTCCTGCTGGGTCTGGGCATGGGTACGGCGTTCATGCCCGCCATGTCGCTGGCCACGCACGGTATCGAGCCGCGTGACGCGGGTGTCGCCTCCGCGATGGTCAACACCTCGCAGCAGGTCGGTGGTGCGATCGGTACGGCGCTGCTCAACACCATCGCCGCCTCGGCCGCCACGGCGTACGCCACCTCGCACGCCGCGCTCGGTGCCACCGACCCGGAGCTGCTGAAGCTCCAGTCGATGGTGCACGGCTTCACCGGCGCCATCTGGTGGGCCGTCGGCATCCTGGTGGTGGCCTCCGCGATCGCGGTGACCTTCATCAACGCCGGCCGTCCCTCGTCGATCACGACGTCCGGTGGTACCGGCTCCGGCTCCGGTTCAGGCTCCGCCGACGGTGTCGAGGACGAGTTCAAGATCCCGGTCGTCGCTCACTGA
- a CDS encoding dioxygenase family protein: MTVTAERMPALYLSHGAPPLADDPVWPGELAAWSAGLPRPTAVLMVSAHWEEAPLALGSTETIPLVYDFWGFPEHYYQVRYAAPGAPRLAESVRKLLRGAGTPVQDIPDRGLDHGAYVPLVEMFPEADIPVLQISMPTLDPQKLMDIGRKLAPLRDEGVLIVGSGFFTHNLAALRHQGGGTPGWSAEFDDWGSRALQAQDIDALLDFENKSPAGRLAHPRTEHFAPLFVTLGAAEHDLDRGRSVIDGFWMGLAKRSLQYG, translated from the coding sequence ATGACAGTCACTGCGGAGCGCATGCCCGCCCTCTACCTCTCCCACGGCGCCCCGCCGCTGGCCGACGACCCGGTCTGGCCCGGTGAGCTGGCCGCCTGGTCCGCCGGGCTGCCGCGGCCCACCGCCGTTCTGATGGTCTCGGCCCACTGGGAGGAGGCCCCGCTCGCTCTCGGCTCCACCGAGACGATTCCGCTCGTCTACGACTTCTGGGGCTTCCCCGAGCACTACTACCAGGTGCGGTACGCCGCGCCGGGCGCCCCGCGACTGGCCGAGAGCGTCCGGAAGCTGCTGCGCGGCGCCGGTACGCCGGTCCAGGACATCCCGGACCGCGGGCTCGATCACGGGGCCTACGTCCCGCTGGTGGAGATGTTCCCGGAGGCCGACATCCCGGTGCTGCAGATCTCCATGCCGACGCTGGACCCGCAGAAGCTGATGGACATCGGACGCAAGCTCGCGCCACTGCGCGACGAGGGCGTCCTGATCGTCGGCAGCGGCTTCTTCACCCACAACCTGGCCGCCCTGCGGCATCAGGGCGGTGGCACCCCCGGCTGGTCGGCGGAGTTCGACGACTGGGGGAGCCGCGCACTGCAGGCGCAGGACATCGACGCGCTGCTGGACTTCGAGAACAAGTCCCCGGCGGGCCGGCTCGCCCATCCGCGCACCGAGCACTTCGCCCCGCTCTTCGTGACGCTGGGCGCCGCGGAGCACGATCTCGACCGGGGGCGCAGCGTGATCGACGGATTCTGGATGGGACTGGCCAAGCGCTCGCTGCAGTACGGCTAG
- a CDS encoding CU044_5270 family protein, protein MIRAPWRRRKPLDRVELARLFPGPGDPELPQDRLTTLEEHLMNEIQQHQARQQAELRQIPVFPPPPVVERRSRRKVALISAAVAVAVLAGVVGVGRLGLGQGGGGGAEALVPAPVVRVVPGTTRGLGGTVDRISVAAGKDALPEPGPGQFIYVKSQVSWLASEHNLSTGEEKTWVQKLHPREVWMSPDGRKGWLIEADNGTTSKEGMDLDSDVEPHLSAPSYDYLKTLPTDPDALLKKIYAETEGLGNGRNQEAFTVIGDLVMEQLMTPELTAALYRAAAKIPGVVLVDEAKDAEGRSGIAIARVDEEAGERTEWIFDAKSYDYLGERTVRIREADGIAAGTVTARTAITQRAVVDEMKALPGTGKA, encoded by the coding sequence ATGATTCGCGCCCCTTGGCGGCGGCGAAAGCCGCTCGACCGTGTGGAGCTGGCCCGGCTGTTCCCGGGGCCGGGCGATCCGGAGCTGCCTCAAGACCGCTTGACCACGCTTGAGGAGCACTTGATGAACGAGATTCAGCAGCACCAGGCGCGTCAGCAGGCTGAGTTGCGGCAGATCCCGGTCTTTCCGCCGCCTCCGGTAGTGGAGCGCCGGTCCCGTCGCAAGGTTGCGTTGATCAGTGCGGCGGTCGCGGTGGCCGTGCTGGCCGGTGTGGTGGGCGTCGGACGGCTGGGGCTCGGGCAGGGAGGCGGGGGCGGTGCGGAGGCCTTGGTGCCCGCCCCTGTCGTGCGGGTGGTGCCGGGGACGACGCGGGGGCTGGGCGGCACGGTGGACCGGATCTCGGTGGCGGCCGGCAAGGATGCGCTGCCGGAGCCGGGGCCGGGGCAGTTCATTTACGTCAAGAGTCAGGTGTCATGGCTCGCTTCGGAACACAACCTCAGCACCGGCGAGGAGAAGACATGGGTGCAGAAGCTGCATCCGCGCGAGGTGTGGATGTCGCCGGACGGACGCAAGGGCTGGCTGATCGAGGCGGACAACGGCACCACCTCGAAGGAGGGCATGGATCTGGACAGCGACGTCGAGCCCCATCTGTCCGCGCCCAGCTACGACTACCTCAAGACCTTGCCCACCGACCCGGACGCGCTGCTGAAGAAGATCTATGCCGAGACCGAGGGGCTGGGCAATGGAAGGAACCAGGAGGCCTTCACCGTCATCGGTGATCTGGTGATGGAGCAGTTGATGACACCCGAGCTGACTGCCGCCCTGTACCGGGCTGCCGCGAAGATTCCGGGTGTGGTGCTGGTGGACGAGGCGAAGGACGCGGAGGGGCGGAGCGGAATCGCCATAGCGCGGGTCGACGAGGAGGCGGGTGAGCGCACGGAGTGGATCTTCGACGCGAAGTCGTACGACTACCTCGGTGAGCGCACGGTCCGGATTCGGGAGGCCGACGGAATAGCGGCCGGCACCGTCACCGCGCGGACCGCGATCACCCAGCGGGCCGTGGTCGACGAGATGAAGGCGCTGCCGGGGACGGGCAAGGCCTAG
- a CDS encoding sigma-70 family RNA polymerase sigma factor, protein MATRAVARRSSATGGTNRASSVRAVGGEIADRDLVGMYLDEIARTPLLDAAKEVELSQTVEAGVFAQRILDGVVESDAGGASREELEALVAEGERAKDVFIRSNLRLVVAVARRYPRAGLPLLDLIQEGNAGLVRAVEKFDYAKGFKFSTYATWWIRQAITRSIADQSRTIRLPVHLVEELGRIRRVQREFNREHGRDPEHAEIAAELDSTTSRVGDVLDWARDPVSLNMSVDDDGDTQFGDLLEDTSAVSPEQSVMTLLRSEELEDLIGKLDNRTASIIRMRYGIEDGRERTLTEVGKQHGLTRERIRQIEKHALLELKRMAHDTGFDAAA, encoded by the coding sequence ATGGCAACCCGTGCCGTCGCCCGTCGTTCGTCCGCCACCGGCGGGACCAACCGGGCAAGCAGTGTTCGCGCCGTGGGCGGGGAGATCGCCGATCGCGACCTGGTCGGCATGTACTTGGACGAGATCGCGCGGACGCCGCTGCTCGATGCCGCCAAGGAGGTCGAGCTGTCGCAGACCGTCGAAGCGGGCGTCTTCGCACAGCGGATCCTCGACGGCGTGGTGGAGAGCGATGCCGGCGGGGCCTCGCGCGAAGAGCTGGAGGCGCTGGTCGCCGAGGGCGAGCGCGCCAAGGACGTATTCATCCGGTCGAACCTCCGACTCGTGGTTGCCGTCGCCCGCAGGTATCCGCGGGCCGGGCTGCCCCTGCTCGACCTGATCCAGGAGGGCAATGCGGGCCTGGTGCGCGCGGTCGAGAAGTTCGACTACGCCAAGGGCTTCAAGTTCTCCACGTATGCGACGTGGTGGATCCGGCAGGCCATCACCCGCTCCATAGCCGACCAGTCGCGCACGATCCGGCTCCCCGTCCACCTGGTGGAGGAGCTCGGCCGGATCCGCCGGGTGCAGCGCGAGTTCAACCGCGAGCACGGGCGCGACCCGGAGCACGCGGAGATCGCCGCCGAGCTGGACTCCACCACGTCGCGGGTCGGTGACGTGCTGGACTGGGCCCGTGACCCGGTCAGCCTGAACATGTCCGTGGACGACGACGGCGACACGCAGTTCGGCGATCTGCTGGAGGACACCTCGGCGGTGTCTCCCGAGCAGTCGGTGATGACGCTGCTGCGCAGCGAGGAGCTGGAGGACCTGATCGGCAAGCTCGACAACCGCACCGCCTCCATCATCCGAATGCGGTACGGCATTGAGGACGGCCGTGAGCGGACGCTGACCGAAGTGGGCAAGCAGCACGGGCTGACCCGCGAGCGAATCCGCCAGATCGAGAAGCACGCACTGCTCGAATTGAAGCGAATGGCTCACGACACGGGCTTTGACGCTGCGGCGTGA
- a CDS encoding RNA polymerase sigma factor gives MHVRIRAGDPDAFRELFRDYAQLVYRHAVRNTGNWAVAEDVVSLTFLEAWRLREKLRDEGESPRPWLMGIAVNVLRNTGRAARRHDRALARLPLRDVLPDFADELVGRIADSEELAAAKVALGKLRRSEREVFALCVWSGLGYAEAAEALGVPVGTVRSRLSRARIRLRKLTDGELWRSRSRAEPVGVCGQVQGDRIAAVRSNEESDR, from the coding sequence ATGCATGTCCGCATTCGCGCGGGAGATCCTGATGCCTTCAGGGAGCTCTTCCGTGACTACGCGCAGCTGGTCTACCGGCACGCCGTGCGTAATACGGGGAATTGGGCCGTGGCCGAGGACGTCGTGTCGTTGACCTTCCTGGAGGCGTGGCGGCTGCGGGAGAAGTTGCGGGACGAGGGGGAGAGCCCCCGGCCGTGGCTGATGGGGATCGCGGTCAATGTGCTGCGTAATACGGGGCGCGCGGCCCGGCGCCATGACCGGGCCCTGGCGCGGCTGCCCCTCCGGGACGTACTGCCGGACTTCGCCGACGAGTTGGTCGGGCGGATAGCGGATTCCGAGGAGTTGGCTGCGGCGAAGGTCGCGCTGGGGAAGCTGCGGCGGTCCGAGCGGGAGGTGTTCGCGCTGTGCGTGTGGTCAGGTCTCGGTTACGCGGAAGCCGCCGAGGCACTGGGAGTGCCGGTCGGGACGGTGAGATCGCGGCTGTCGCGGGCGCGGATCCGGCTGCGCAAGCTCACGGACGGGGAGCTGTGGCGCTCACGAAGCAGGGCGGAACCGGTCGGGGTGTGCGGACAAGTACAGGGTGACCGCATCGCAGCGGTCCGGTCGAACGAGGAGAGTGACCGATGA
- a CDS encoding questin oxidase family protein gives MDDTTRRTPDTSGTLDEALERLHSFGPERDGWLSNHAPMAVEALVHHGQAPGVHRWLDHYRAKLEDMPDRFTEVTPANWREALGDPRRIADWTAYFERETADRPWREVLAEWWPRLLPGIAAGATHPVIRVGHCVRTLLASGENAPRVAELAHGLGYWAARHQPLPPLASLAPAADAAAALDAVDRVPDQSGGIRERLGQLTAFPLWPQQPVADPDLARARLEELVRAATHRYAAYAHGSPIMLVHAATAPNAVLRTLPALPRDLWAPSLDAAWAAGAAVIAAYSPAKPADYPAVPDGLTPEEVFARAAAHGDDHTIKFTDTALDVGGPTALAAALRSIELNPPAL, from the coding sequence ATGGATGACACGACACGCAGGACACCCGACACCTCGGGCACGCTCGACGAAGCACTGGAGCGGCTTCACTCCTTCGGCCCCGAACGGGATGGCTGGCTCAGCAATCACGCCCCGATGGCCGTCGAGGCGCTGGTGCACCACGGCCAGGCACCCGGTGTGCACCGATGGCTGGACCACTACCGCGCGAAGCTGGAGGACATGCCCGACCGGTTCACCGAGGTGACCCCGGCCAACTGGCGCGAGGCCCTGGGCGACCCGCGCCGCATCGCCGACTGGACGGCGTACTTCGAGCGGGAGACGGCCGACCGGCCCTGGCGCGAGGTCCTCGCCGAGTGGTGGCCCCGGCTGCTCCCCGGCATCGCGGCCGGCGCCACGCACCCGGTGATCCGGGTCGGCCACTGCGTACGCACCCTGCTGGCCTCCGGGGAGAACGCGCCCCGGGTCGCGGAACTCGCCCACGGACTCGGCTACTGGGCCGCCCGCCACCAGCCGCTGCCCCCGCTGGCCTCCCTAGCCCCCGCAGCCGACGCCGCGGCCGCGCTGGACGCGGTGGACCGGGTGCCGGACCAGAGCGGCGGCATCCGGGAACGGCTCGGACAGCTCACCGCGTTCCCGCTGTGGCCGCAGCAGCCCGTGGCGGACCCCGACCTCGCCCGAGCCCGGCTGGAGGAGCTCGTACGCGCCGCGACCCACCGCTACGCGGCATACGCGCACGGCTCGCCGATCATGCTGGTGCACGCCGCCACCGCACCCAATGCCGTGCTGCGTACGCTGCCGGCGCTCCCCCGGGACCTGTGGGCGCCGAGCCTGGACGCCGCATGGGCGGCCGGCGCGGCGGTCATCGCCGCGTACTCCCCGGCCAAGCCGGCCGACTACCCGGCCGTGCCCGACGGCCTGACCCCGGAGGAGGTCTTCGCGCGGGCGGCCGCACACGGTGACGACCACACCATCAAGTTCACCGACACCGCGCTGGACGTCGGCGGCCCGACCGCGCTGGCCGCCGCGCTCCGCTCGATCGAGCTGAACCCTCCGGCGCTCTGA
- a CDS encoding TetR/AcrR family transcriptional regulator, translating to MDTVARTAAGTAQPRTPRPRADALRNRERIVTAAREMFVEFGPDVPLDEVARRAGVGNATLYRNFPDRAALTHEVVLAVTSRTTDRAEEAANDEGDPFIALSRFVHAAADERIGALCPMLSGGFDKDHPELLAERRRLEEAVEGLVGRAMSAGRLRTDIAVGDVLVALSQLTRPLPGTACMNIDRFTHRHIQVFLDGLEAPARSRLTGTAATLEDLRRRT from the coding sequence GTGGACACCGTCGCCCGTACCGCCGCCGGAACCGCGCAGCCGCGTACACCCCGCCCGCGGGCCGACGCGCTGCGCAACCGGGAGCGGATCGTGACGGCCGCGCGCGAGATGTTCGTCGAGTTCGGGCCGGATGTGCCGCTCGACGAGGTCGCCCGCCGCGCGGGTGTCGGCAACGCCACGCTCTACCGGAACTTCCCCGACCGGGCCGCACTGACCCATGAGGTCGTCCTCGCGGTCACCTCTCGCACCACCGATCGCGCCGAGGAAGCCGCGAACGATGAGGGAGACCCCTTCATTGCGCTCAGTCGCTTCGTGCACGCGGCGGCCGACGAACGGATCGGTGCGCTGTGCCCGATGCTGTCCGGCGGCTTCGACAAGGACCATCCCGAACTGCTCGCCGAGCGGCGACGCCTCGAAGAGGCCGTCGAAGGACTCGTCGGGCGTGCCATGTCCGCGGGGCGCCTGCGTACCGACATCGCCGTCGGTGACGTACTGGTCGCCCTCTCCCAGCTCACCCGGCCGCTGCCAGGCACTGCCTGTATGAACATCGACCGGTTCACCCACCGCCACATCCAGGTGTTCCTGGACGGTCTGGAGGCCCCGGCCCGGTCCCGACTGACCGGAACGGCGGCGACTTTGGAGGATCTGCGGCGCCGGACATGA